The nucleotide window AAGCGGACACCATGTCTGCTCGGGGGGCGCTGGAGGCCCTGGAAGCCCGGACCCCGCTGGAGCTTCAGTCGGACATCGACTGGAGCTAGGGCGTGTTCGAAAGTCCCGTCCTTTCGAAACACGCCCTAGGGGCCCAGGACGACAGGCCCCAGGACCCGTCCGGCCCCACGGTGGCAGACTGTGGGGCGTGACCCGCCACGGGCCCGCAGGCGTTAGCGTGGTCCGTGGCGATGGCGGCGAGGCCGTGTCGGTCGAGGCTCGTCCAAGGGCGTAGGTGGGGGAAACATGCAGGTCGGAGCTTTTTCTTGAGAGTGCTGCACACCTCCGACTGGCATCTGGGGCGGTCCTTCCACCGGGTGAGCATGCTCGGGGCCCAGGCCGACTTCATCCGCCATCTCGTGCTGACCGTGCGGGAGCGCGACGTCGACGCGGTGGTCGTCTCGGGAGACGTGTACGACCGCGCGGTGCCGCCGCTCGCGGCGGTCGAGCTCTTCGACGACGCCCTGCACCGCCTGGCCGAGCTGGGTGTGCCCACGGTGATGATCTCCGGGAACCACGACTCGGCGCGCCGGCTGGGCGTCGGCGCGGGCCTCATCGAACGGGCGGGCATCCATCTGCGCACGGCCGCCGCCGCGTGCGGAACCCCCGTCGTGCTCACCGACACCCACGGCGACGTCGCCTTCTACGGCCTGCCGTATCTGGAGCCCGCCCTGGTCAAGGACGAGTTCGCGGTGGAGAAACCCGGCCACGAGACCGTGCTGGCCGCCGCCATGGACCGGGTCCGCGCCGACCTCGCCACCCGAGAACCCGGCACCCGTTCCGTCGTCCTCGCCCATGCCTTCGTCACCGGCGGCGCCCCCAGCGACAGCGAGCGGGACATCTCCGTCGGCGGGGTCTCCTCCGTGCCGGCCGGGGTCTTCGACGGCGTCGACTACGTGGCCCTCGGCCATCTGCACGGCAGCCAGACCCTCACCGAACGCGTCCGCTACTCGGGCTCCCCGCTGCCGTACTCCTTCTCGGAGACGGACCACCACAAGAGCATGTGGCTGGTGGACCTCGGAGCCGACGGGGCGATCGACGCCGAGCGGATCGACTGCCCGGTGCCACGTCGACTCGCCCGTGTCCGGGGGCGGTTGGAGGATCTGCTGGCCGACCCGGAGCTGGCCCGCCACGAGGAGGCGTGGCTGGAGGCCACGCTCACCGACCCGGTGCGCCCCGCCGAACCCATGGCCCGGCTCTGCGCGCGCTTCCCGCACACGCTCAGTCTGGTCTTCGACCCCGAGCGCGCCCCGGACGACCCGGACGTCTCCTACGCCACACGCCTCGCCGGGCGCGACGACCAGCAGATCGCGGAGGACTTCGTGGCCCATGTGCGCGGCACCGGACCCGACGAGCACGAACAGACCGTGCTGAGGGACGCCTTCGACGCCCTACGAGCCGACGAGGCCGTGCGCGAGGTCGCCCGGTGAGGTCACGTCACTTCCGCACGGGGGGCGCCCGATGAGGCTGCACCGGCTCGACATCACGGCCTTCGGGCCCTTCGGCGCGGCCCAGAGCGTCGACTTCGACGAGTTGTCCGCCGCCGGGCTCTTCCTGCTGCACGGCCCGACCGGCGCGGGCAAGACATCCGTCCTGGACGCCGTCTGCTACGCGCTCTACGGCTCGGTGCCGGGCGCCCGGCAGAGCGGTCAGGGGCTGGGCCTGCGCAGCGACCACGCGGTGCCCGCGACGCGCACCGAGGTGCGACTCGAACTCACCGTCGCCGGGCGCCGGTTGGAGATCACCCGGCAGCCGCCGTGGGAACGCCCCAAGAAGCGCGGAGCGGGAACCACCCTCGACAAGGCGCAGAGCTGGCTGCGCGAGTACGACGCGGTCACCGGCGCCTGGAAGGACCTCAGCCGCTCCCACCAGGAGATCGGCGAGGAGGTCACCCAGCTTCTCGGGATGAGCCGCGAGCAGTTCTGCCAGGTCGTGCTGTTGCCCCAGGGCGACTTCGCCCGTTTTCTGCGCGCCGACGCCGAGGCGCGCGGCAGGCTGCTCGGCCGGCTCTTCGACACCCACCGCTTCGCCGAGGTCGAGAAGCGCCTCGCCGAGCGGCGGCGGACGACCGAGGCCCGGGTCCGCGAGGGCGACACGGAACTGCTCGCCGTCGCCCACCGTATGCAGGAGGCGGCCGGGGACGCACTGGACCTGCCCGAACTGGCCCCGGGCGACCCGGGGCTCGCCGAGGCCGTGCTGAGCTGGGCCGCCGTCGCCCGCAGCACCGCCCGTGAGCGGCTCACCATCGCCCACTGCGCGCGTACGGCCGCCGAGTCGGCGCGGTCCGCCGCCGAGCGCGTCCTGGACGACGTAC belongs to Streptomyces graminofaciens and includes:
- a CDS encoding exonuclease SbcCD subunit D, whose amino-acid sequence is MRVLHTSDWHLGRSFHRVSMLGAQADFIRHLVLTVRERDVDAVVVSGDVYDRAVPPLAAVELFDDALHRLAELGVPTVMISGNHDSARRLGVGAGLIERAGIHLRTAAAACGTPVVLTDTHGDVAFYGLPYLEPALVKDEFAVEKPGHETVLAAAMDRVRADLATREPGTRSVVLAHAFVTGGAPSDSERDISVGGVSSVPAGVFDGVDYVALGHLHGSQTLTERVRYSGSPLPYSFSETDHHKSMWLVDLGADGAIDAERIDCPVPRRLARVRGRLEDLLADPELARHEEAWLEATLTDPVRPAEPMARLCARFPHTLSLVFDPERAPDDPDVSYATRLAGRDDQQIAEDFVAHVRGTGPDEHEQTVLRDAFDALRADEAVREVAR